CGATATAGTACGCTCTCTTCATATCCCTGCCGCTGACAGCATTCTCTTCGACCTCGGCCTCTCCACATTTCAGATCATGGGAGGGCGGGGGTTCAGTTTCAATGATGACGCCTTTCTTGATATGAGAATGGATAACAGGAGCCCGGTCACTGCCTATGACGTGGTCAACGGCTACGGATACGAAGCATTGAAGAAGGTGATAGAGGAGCTGGGGGAGGAGTGGAAGGCCCCGAGGATCGCGCGCATGATCGTGGAAGAAAGAAAAAAGAAGGCGATCTCCACCGCGAAGGAACTGGCAGCGGTCGTACAGAAGGCGAAAAGGCGGGAGGGCAGGATCCACCCCGCCACAAAGACGTTTCAGGCCTTGAGAATGGAAGTGAACCAGGAGCTCGACAACATCAGGACCGGGGTGACCGGCGCTGTCTCCATGCTTGTCCCGGGAGGCCGCATCGGCGTCATCTCCTTTCATTCTCTTGAAGACAGGATAATAAAGGAGATGTTCAAGACTTCTCCCGACCTGGACGTGGTCACCAAGAAACCGATCCGGCCCCTGAGGTCCGAGGCGCTCGAGAACCCGAGCGCGCGGAGTGCAAAATTCAGGATCGCCGAGAAAGTATAACCGGGGGTCTCATGCAGCCCAGATCGTATGTTCCGTTAAAGAGAGACGTGGGATACCATAGGGGCATTAATACCACCTTAATCGTGGTCATAAGCTTCGCGGTCTTCATCTTCGGCTCGCTCCTCATGAGAGGGGCCTTCAACGACCGGAGAGAGGAGTTGATCGAGAGGCTGAAGAAGGAGCGGGAGATCGCCCGGGTAAACGAGAAGCTGAAGGTGGAGCTTTCCGGCATCACGAGGAGCAGGTATATCGAGCTCAAGGCAAAAGAGCGACTCGGGCTCACAAGACCGAAAGAGGAAGAGGTTCTGGTTTTAAGACATGAATAAAAAGGCCAGGAGAAGAGCCTTTTTTATATGTGCGGCCATATTCGTGATGTATGTGATAGTGGGGTTGAACCTTACCGAAAAGTTGAGCATGAAGAGGATTGCAGACAAGGAGGGGATACAGGCAAAGCCTATGGGTCTCGTACCTGCAAAGGCGATAAGAGAGCAGATTCCGGCGCCTGTCGCCTCCGTCACACCCGCGGCGGCCGCGGCCGCTACGAAGAGTGCCGCCCTCACGGAGCCCGTATCCGTCCCTTATGCCGCGCCCCTGCCCGAGCCCGCACCTGTAACCCCAACGAAGCCCCTTGAGCAGAAGGCTGCCGCTCCCGCAAAACCGGAAGCAGCCTTGGCCCCGAAAGAGACGATCCTTCCTGTCACGGCCCTTCTTCGTGACGGGGTTTCGGCGGAGCCGGGCTTCCTCATGGCGCCCCCCATCGTCTGCTACGCGCTGCGAGCTGGCCTTATCGAGAGGGAAGGTTTGATTTTCATCAAAAAAGGTGGCTATAATAATCCCAGTTGGAAGAAACCCCTCGACATACTGAAAGATAGAGACGAAGAAGGTCTACGAAGCATCTCCAGGGCTATCGGAAAAAAACAGATACTCGCATTTCTCAAAAAAGAGGGGATAATTCAAAAAGAAGAACCTGCAGCCGACGACCTTATCCTCGGCCGCGGCTATAGTGTGGAGAAGAAGAAACTCCTCAGCCTCTATGACCGGCATGTGAGCGCCGACTATCAGAACGTTTTCCCCTTCCTCCTCGATCACGTGGGCATCGCAAAAGGCAAAAACGGTTTCGAGGTTGTCCGGCCGAAGGATGGAGTAAAGGAGCGCCGCGAGGAGGGAGAAGAGTGGATGATGCCCAACCTTACCAATCTTACCATCCGTGAGGCCATCAGCAAGATCTCCCCTAAGACTTCGAAGATACAGGTCTTCGGAAGCGGGAACGTGACCGAC
The nucleotide sequence above comes from Syntrophorhabdaceae bacterium. Encoded proteins:
- the rsmH gene encoding 16S rRNA (cytosine(1402)-N(4))-methyltransferase RsmH, coding for MGVAHIPVLLAEVTDNMVRNEEGVYVDATLGGAGHASALLERYNKLRLVGLDVDEDNLKFAEEKLAPFKERVTLVRGNFRDLADIVRSLHIPAADSILFDLGLSTFQIMGGRGFSFNDDAFLDMRMDNRSPVTAYDVVNGYGYEALKKVIEELGEEWKAPRIARMIVEERKKKAISTAKELAAVVQKAKRREGRIHPATKTFQALRMEVNQELDNIRTGVTGAVSMLVPGGRIGVISFHSLEDRIIKEMFKTSPDLDVVTKKPIRPLRSEALENPSARSAKFRIAEKV